Proteins co-encoded in one Flavivirga eckloniae genomic window:
- the trpS gene encoding tryptophan--tRNA ligase, which translates to MARILTGIQSTGTPHLGNILGAIMPAIEMANNPENDSYLFIANLHTLTQIKDAETLRTNTYSTAATWLAFGLDIEKTVFYRQSDIPQVTELSWYLSCFFPYQRLTLAHSFKDKADRLEDVNSGLFTYPMLMAADILLYDAEIIPVGKDQLQHIEMTRDVASRFHAKMGDTFVQPEGKIQENTKLIPGTDGEKMSKSRDNIINIFLGDKKLRKQIMTIQTDSTPLEDPKDWKTCNCFAIYNLLANDEQIEAMKANYENGGYGYGHAKQALFELIIEKFAEQRERYNYYMNNLNEIDKALALGAEKATKVADNVLKRVREKVGY; encoded by the coding sequence ATGGCAAGAATACTAACAGGTATACAAAGTACAGGAACACCACATTTAGGAAATATTTTAGGGGCTATTATGCCGGCCATAGAGATGGCCAACAACCCTGAAAATGATTCATATCTATTTATCGCAAATCTGCATACTTTAACACAAATAAAAGATGCAGAAACATTGCGTACAAATACATATTCTACAGCCGCTACGTGGTTAGCTTTTGGCTTGGATATAGAAAAAACCGTGTTTTACAGACAAAGTGATATTCCGCAAGTTACAGAGCTATCCTGGTATTTAAGTTGTTTCTTTCCTTATCAACGTTTAACATTGGCGCATAGTTTTAAAGACAAGGCAGATAGGTTAGAAGATGTAAATTCAGGCTTGTTTACCTACCCAATGCTTATGGCTGCCGATATTTTGCTGTACGATGCAGAAATTATTCCTGTTGGAAAAGATCAACTACAGCATATTGAAATGACTCGCGATGTAGCTTCTCGTTTTCATGCTAAAATGGGAGATACATTTGTACAACCCGAGGGTAAAATACAGGAAAATACTAAACTCATTCCAGGAACTGATGGTGAAAAAATGAGCAAGAGTAGAGACAATATCATCAATATATTTTTGGGTGATAAAAAACTGCGCAAGCAAATCATGACCATTCAAACAGATAGCACACCCTTGGAAGATCCGAAAGATTGGAAAACCTGTAATTGTTTTGCCATCTATAATCTGTTGGCTAACGATGAGCAAATTGAAGCCATGAAAGCTAATTATGAAAATGGCGGTTATGGTTACGGCCATGCAAAACAAGCTCTATTCGAATTGATTATTGAGAAATTTGCAGAACAGCGCGAACGTTACAACTACTACATGAATAATCTTAACGAGATTGACAAAGCCTTAGCTTTAGGTGCTGAGAAAGCAACAAAAGTGGCTGACAATGTTTTGAAAAGAGTTAGAGAGAAAGTTGGCTATTAA
- the dprA gene encoding DNA-processing protein DprA has translation MTENDLLYTLALQHVPNIGDITAKRLISNCGSAEAVLKEKKQNLLKINGIGHVVLSDLFEAHHLLAAEKEIDFIKSNKIKVSYFKDGSYPEKLKHCIDGPILLFQMGNNNLKQQHIISIVGARKITTNGIAFCEDLVETLKPYNPIIISGFAYGTDITAHKAAIKNNLQTIGCLAHGLNQVYPKVHEKYKNDILKNGGFFTDFWSSDKFERTNFLKRNRVIAGLSEATIVIESAEKGGSLVTADIANSYNRDVFAVPGRTTDSQSIGCNNLIKHQKAHMLTTPLDVPYILNWELEADEKPAVQKRLFVELDATEKTVYSYLKENNKQQLDIIAVNCNMPTFKIASVLLTMELKGVIRPLPGKLFEVV, from the coding sequence ATGACGGAAAATGATTTGCTTTATACACTCGCATTACAACATGTGCCTAATATTGGCGATATAACCGCCAAACGTCTTATTTCGAATTGTGGTTCGGCAGAGGCTGTTTTAAAGGAAAAGAAACAAAATCTTTTAAAAATTAATGGTATTGGGCATGTCGTTTTGAGTGATTTGTTTGAAGCGCATCATTTATTAGCTGCAGAAAAAGAGATTGACTTTATAAAATCGAACAAGATTAAAGTATCTTATTTTAAAGACGGGAGTTATCCGGAAAAATTAAAGCATTGTATCGATGGTCCTATTTTATTGTTTCAAATGGGTAATAATAACTTAAAACAGCAACATATTATTAGTATAGTAGGTGCCCGAAAGATAACCACTAACGGTATAGCATTTTGTGAAGATTTGGTGGAAACTTTAAAGCCTTATAATCCTATTATCATTTCTGGCTTTGCATACGGAACCGATATTACGGCACATAAAGCTGCTATTAAAAATAATTTGCAAACTATTGGCTGTTTGGCGCATGGACTGAATCAAGTTTACCCCAAAGTGCACGAAAAGTATAAGAATGATATATTGAAAAACGGAGGGTTTTTTACCGATTTTTGGAGCAGCGACAAATTCGAAAGAACAAACTTTTTAAAGCGAAATAGGGTTATTGCAGGTTTAAGCGAAGCGACCATTGTTATAGAATCTGCAGAGAAAGGCGGAAGTTTGGTAACTGCAGATATTGCTAATTCTTATAATAGAGATGTGTTTGCTGTTCCAGGAAGAACAACAGATAGCCAAAGTATAGGATGTAACAATTTAATAAAACACCAAAAGGCACATATGCTTACTACGCCTTTGGATGTGCCTTATATTTTAAATTGGGAATTAGAAGCAGATGAAAAACCAGCCGTACAGAAACGATTGTTTGTTGAATTGGATGCTACAGAGAAAACAGTTTATTCATACTTAAAGGAGAATAATAAGCAACAACTAGATATAATTGCTGTTAATTGCAATATGCCTACTTTTAAAATAGCTAGTGTATTGCTCACTATGGAGCTTAAAGGCGTAATAAGACCTTTACCCGGAAAATTGTTTGAGGTTGTCTAA
- a CDS encoding HU domain-containing protein — protein sequence MQLETYISDLLYRYECVTVPEFGAFLTQRTSATIHESTNAFYPPKKMVSFNEQIQKNDGLLANYIADIEKIPFEVATKKIAKRVRVLKSYLTQGETLSFKNIGEITFNSEGKILFEPSNHLNYLTDSFGLSQYVSPPVTRETYKEPMVIREAYKEKVETIEKVVPIIVTPEKRNIRPYLKYAAVGLIALTLAGFAGSNYYINKVEQHNQLAQEEATQQLETKIQKATFNLNPLPAITLNVDKQTGSYHIVADAFRIEENSDLKVKQLRALGYNARKIGTNKFGLHLVVYSSYENGQDALKAVREIRNTHNRDAWILIKKLD from the coding sequence ATGCAATTAGAGACCTACATAAGCGATTTACTATATAGATATGAGTGTGTTACGGTTCCTGAGTTTGGAGCTTTTTTAACACAACGTACATCAGCAACCATTCATGAAAGTACAAATGCTTTTTATCCACCAAAAAAAATGGTGTCGTTTAATGAGCAAATTCAAAAAAATGATGGCTTGCTGGCAAATTATATTGCCGATATTGAAAAAATCCCTTTTGAGGTTGCCACCAAAAAAATTGCAAAGCGCGTTAGAGTATTAAAATCTTATTTAACTCAAGGAGAAACGCTCTCATTTAAAAATATTGGTGAGATTACGTTTAATAGCGAAGGTAAAATTTTATTCGAACCTTCGAACCATCTTAACTATCTAACCGATTCCTTTGGTTTATCACAATATGTATCACCTCCGGTAACGAGAGAGACTTACAAAGAACCTATGGTAATCCGAGAGGCATACAAAGAGAAAGTAGAAACCATCGAAAAGGTAGTTCCTATTATAGTTACTCCAGAAAAACGTAACATAAGACCTTACTTAAAATATGCTGCTGTTGGTTTAATTGCCTTAACACTTGCTGGTTTTGCTGGCTCTAATTATTACATAAATAAAGTGGAGCAGCACAATCAATTAGCTCAAGAAGAAGCTACGCAGCAATTAGAAACCAAAATACAAAAGGCAACATTTAATTTAAACCCGCTTCCTGCTATTACTTTAAATGTAGATAAACAAACAGGTAGTTATCACATTGTTGCCGATGCATTTCGAATTGAGGAAAACTCCGATTTAAAAGTTAAACAACTTAGAGCTTTAGGTTATAACGCCAGAAAAATAGGCACTAATAAATTCGGATTGCATCTTGTTGTATATTCTAGCTACGAAAATGGCCAAGATGCTCTTAAAGCCGTTCGTGAAATTAGAAATACGCACAACAGAGATGCTTGGATATTGATTAAAAAATTGGATTAG
- a CDS encoding acyl-CoA thioesterase — protein sequence MRAKTPEQSKTILTDMVLPGETNPLNNLFGGELLARMDRAASIAARRHSRRIVVTASVNHVAFNRAVPLGSVVTVEAKVSRAFKTSMEVFIDVWIEDRESGDKTKANEAIYTFVAVDETGRPIAIPEITPETDLEKERFDAALRRKQLSLLLAGKIKPNDATELKALFE from the coding sequence ATGCGTGCAAAAACACCCGAACAATCTAAAACGATTCTCACCGACATGGTTTTACCTGGTGAAACCAACCCTTTAAACAACTTATTTGGTGGTGAATTACTGGCAAGAATGGATCGTGCTGCAAGTATCGCTGCAAGGCGTCACTCAAGACGTATCGTGGTAACCGCTTCGGTTAATCACGTTGCTTTTAACAGGGCAGTTCCTTTAGGCAGTGTTGTAACTGTAGAGGCGAAAGTGTCTCGCGCTTTTAAAACTTCTATGGAAGTGTTTATTGATGTTTGGATAGAAGACAGGGAGTCTGGTGATAAAACAAAAGCAAACGAAGCGATTTACACTTTTGTGGCTGTAGATGAAACCGGACGCCCAATAGCTATTCCCGAAATAACTCCAGAAACCGACTTGGAAAAAGAACGTTTTGATGCCGCATTGCGCCGTAAACAATTAAGCTTATTATTAGCTGGTAAAATAAAACCAAATGATGCTACTGAGTTAAAGGCTTTATTTGAATAA
- a CDS encoding DUF6515 family protein, protein MRHLIILFFALCTMSLTSCATRTHVVTKPNRVTVVKTAPKHYKIVNVRGKRYYFWNGNHYRKTRRGYVLVRV, encoded by the coding sequence ATGAGACATTTAATTATTTTATTTTTCGCGTTGTGCACCATGAGTTTAACATCTTGCGCTACTCGCACGCACGTTGTTACAAAACCAAACAGAGTAACCGTTGTAAAAACAGCGCCAAAACACTACAAAATTGTTAATGTAAGAGGTAAACGTTATTATTTCTGGAACGGAAACCACTATAGAAAAACTAGAAGAGGTTATGTTCTTGTAAGAGTGTAA
- a CDS encoding helix-turn-helix domain-containing protein, whose protein sequence is MIWVYIPKEIFQINTNFTQNRVMDVDDALNKFLIAFGKRVKELRESKNYTLEEIDALCDIDPSDFSKIEKGKTNITFRTLIKISNGLNVNPKELLDFESKKDNF, encoded by the coding sequence ATGATTTGGGTGTATATCCCCAAAGAGATTTTTCAAATTAATACCAATTTCACTCAAAATAGAGTAATGGACGTTGATGACGCATTAAATAAATTTTTAATCGCTTTTGGTAAAAGAGTGAAAGAGCTTAGAGAAAGTAAAAATTATACTCTCGAAGAGATAGATGCTTTATGCGATATTGACCCAAGTGATTTTAGTAAAATCGAAAAAGGAAAAACGAATATTACTTTTCGCACTTTAATTAAAATTTCTAATGGCTTAAATGTCAATCCTAAGGAACTATTAGATTTCGAATCAAAAAAAGATAATTTTTAA
- a CDS encoding nuclear transport factor 2 family protein → MNKTILKLLAFSTLIFIVGCGKANNSNTKLITDKDKEVLRYLKEVEWPKAYAEQDTLLLDRILGEDFKMIDHSGNWYSKKDELDWIKKNSTNNDSFNYEIKRFEILDNGTAVICGTGHILKDSVKSIYQSSNVLVKREGKWKAVLSHVSGFKNIEEEE, encoded by the coding sequence ATGAATAAAACAATTCTTAAACTATTAGCTTTTTCAACATTAATTTTTATTGTTGGATGTGGTAAAGCAAATAACAGCAATACTAAATTGATAACCGACAAAGACAAGGAAGTCTTACGGTATTTAAAAGAAGTTGAATGGCCTAAAGCATATGCAGAACAAGACACTTTGCTCTTAGATAGAATTTTGGGAGAAGATTTTAAAATGATAGACCATTCAGGAAATTGGTATAGTAAGAAAGATGAATTAGATTGGATTAAAAAAAATTCTACAAATAACGATTCTTTCAATTATGAAATAAAGAGATTTGAAATTTTAGATAATGGAACTGCAGTTATTTGTGGAACAGGTCATATTTTAAAAGATTCAGTAAAATCAATTTACCAATCGAGCAATGTACTTGTAAAAAGAGAAGGGAAATGGAAGGCAGTATTATCTCATGTTTCAGGATTCAAAAATATTGAAGAAGAAGAATGA
- a CDS encoding Crp/Fnr family transcriptional regulator, whose amino-acid sequence MAESILINHIKSYLILSEKELSEIARFFDYHSFNKKDTLLHAEKRCDKLFFVIKGCLQLYFIDGLSNPKTSQFAIENWWLTDFLAFQNQQPSNFYIETVENSEVLSISFSKYQELLDTFPKMEKYFRNIYETAYGAALMRIKYMNSLSKEDMFLMFRDNFPEFVQRVPQYLLASFLGLTPEYLSEIKRK is encoded by the coding sequence ATGGCTGAAAGTATTTTAATAAACCATATTAAATCTTATTTAATCCTTTCAGAAAAAGAATTATCTGAAATTGCGCGCTTTTTCGATTATCATTCTTTCAATAAAAAAGACACACTACTCCATGCAGAAAAACGTTGCGACAAGCTATTTTTTGTTATAAAAGGATGTTTGCAATTATATTTTATTGATGGTTTGAGTAACCCAAAAACCTCACAATTTGCCATAGAGAATTGGTGGCTAACCGATTTTTTAGCATTTCAAAACCAACAACCATCCAATTTCTATATAGAAACAGTCGAAAATTCAGAGGTTCTATCAATCTCTTTTTCAAAATATCAAGAGCTATTAGATACATTCCCTAAAATGGAAAAATATTTTAGAAACATTTACGAAACGGCTTATGGTGCTGCATTAATGCGTATAAAATATATGAACAGCCTTTCTAAAGAAGATATGTTTTTAATGTTTCGGGATAATTTTCCGGAATTTGTGCAACGTGTACCACAATACCTTTTAGCAAGTTTTCTTGGCTTAACTCCAGAGTATTTGAGCGAGATTAAAAGAAAGTAA
- a CDS encoding DJ-1/PfpI family protein, producing MKHLSIITTLFLVSIFISCNTEKSKTSSNNETINQVAAQSDTLTKHLKPFKPELPTIGLLMFNGVLQGEVIATSDVFAKPDKNMKQIFNVITIAETEKPITTEEGMRFVPDYTFKNCPKLTALFVPSGYDMYAQVHNEQMVDFIKKKNNETKYIVSNCAGAQLIGQSGIADGHKIVTYIGGGKQLQKEYPNLKVQNDSLVTFVEDGKFSSSNGNLTSYISALNLVEKMTSTEHREFIESYLYIDRLQNWKK from the coding sequence ATGAAACATTTAAGCATTATAACAACACTTTTTCTAGTCTCTATTTTTATTAGCTGTAATACCGAGAAATCAAAAACCAGCAGCAATAATGAGACTATTAATCAAGTAGCAGCACAATCGGACACGCTAACAAAACACTTAAAACCATTTAAACCGGAGTTACCGACAATAGGGCTTCTTATGTTTAATGGTGTTTTGCAAGGAGAAGTTATAGCTACATCGGATGTTTTTGCAAAACCAGACAAAAACATGAAACAAATTTTTAATGTAATAACTATAGCAGAAACGGAAAAACCCATCACAACCGAAGAAGGTATGCGATTTGTTCCCGATTACACTTTTAAGAACTGTCCAAAATTAACCGCCTTATTTGTTCCTAGTGGTTACGATATGTACGCACAGGTGCATAATGAGCAAATGGTAGATTTTATTAAAAAGAAAAACAACGAAACTAAATACATAGTAAGCAATTGTGCCGGGGCTCAGCTTATAGGTCAATCTGGGATTGCAGATGGACATAAAATAGTCACCTATATTGGAGGAGGAAAACAACTGCAGAAGGAATACCCAAATTTAAAAGTTCAAAATGATAGTTTGGTAACTTTTGTTGAAGACGGAAAATTTAGCTCCTCGAACGGAAACTTGACCAGCTATATTTCTGCTCTAAATTTAGTAGAAAAAATGACCAGTACTGAGCATAGGGAATTTATAGAAAGTTATTTATACATTGACCGACTTCAAAATTGGAAGAAATAA
- a CDS encoding MBOAT family O-acyltransferase, whose translation MLFNSIDFAIFLPIIFILYWFVTNKNLKLQNLLIVVASYTFYGWWDWRFLALILFSTIIDYSVGVSLSKQENPTKRKTLLWVSILVNLGFLGFFKYYNFFLDNFVTAFSLFGTEIKTSSLNIILPVGISFYTFQTLSYSIDVYKRKLEPTRDFISFSAFVSFFPQLVAGPIERATNLLPQFYKKRKFDYSKAVDGMQQILWGLFKKIVIADTCAQYANIIFNSSSQYSGSTLVLGAVFFAFQIYGDFSGYSDIAIGTSRLFGFNLKQNFAFPYFSRDIAEFWRRWHISLSTWFRDYLYIPLGGSRGGSWNTIRNVFIIFIVSGFWHGANWTFIIWGTLNALYFLPIILTNNNRNNLDIVAQGKYLPSIKELFFMLITFGLTVLAWIFFRAENITHAFNIFSEIFSSSLFSIPEIRPKILFFTTLFFIVFEWLGRHEEFALGNLNMRYPRAIRYPLYLILATTILMFSGGKAEEFIYFQF comes from the coding sequence ATGCTTTTTAACTCTATAGACTTTGCTATATTCTTACCCATCATTTTTATTCTTTATTGGTTTGTAACTAACAAGAACTTAAAACTACAAAACTTATTAATCGTAGTAGCAAGTTATACCTTTTATGGCTGGTGGGATTGGCGATTTTTAGCTTTAATACTTTTTAGCACTATAATAGATTATTCCGTTGGTGTTAGTTTATCAAAACAAGAAAATCCAACCAAAAGAAAAACGCTTCTTTGGGTAAGTATTTTAGTAAATCTTGGGTTTTTAGGTTTTTTTAAGTATTATAATTTCTTCCTTGATAATTTTGTGACAGCATTTTCACTTTTTGGAACAGAAATAAAAACAAGCTCTTTAAACATTATTTTACCAGTTGGGATTAGTTTTTATACGTTTCAAACCTTAAGTTATTCAATAGATGTTTACAAAAGAAAACTTGAACCAACTAGAGATTTTATTTCATTCTCAGCATTTGTTAGTTTCTTTCCTCAATTAGTTGCTGGACCAATTGAACGAGCCACAAATTTACTACCTCAATTCTATAAAAAGCGAAAATTCGACTACTCGAAAGCAGTCGATGGTATGCAACAGATACTTTGGGGTTTATTTAAAAAAATAGTAATTGCCGACACATGTGCTCAATACGCTAATATAATTTTCAACAGTTCTTCTCAATATTCTGGTAGCACACTGGTTCTTGGAGCCGTATTTTTTGCGTTTCAAATTTATGGCGATTTTTCGGGCTATTCAGATATAGCCATAGGTACTTCACGCCTATTTGGGTTTAACTTAAAGCAAAATTTTGCTTTTCCATACTTTTCGAGAGATATTGCAGAGTTTTGGAGACGTTGGCATATATCACTTTCCACCTGGTTTAGAGATTACCTTTATATTCCTTTGGGCGGTAGTCGGGGAGGATCGTGGAATACAATCAGGAATGTATTTATCATTTTTATTGTAAGTGGGTTTTGGCACGGAGCGAATTGGACATTTATAATCTGGGGTACTTTAAATGCTCTATATTTTTTACCCATTATTTTAACAAATAACAACAGAAATAATTTAGATATTGTAGCTCAAGGTAAATATTTACCAAGTATCAAAGAGTTATTCTTCATGCTAATTACATTTGGGTTAACGGTTTTAGCTTGGATTTTTTTTAGAGCCGAAAACATAACACATGCGTTCAATATTTTTTCAGAAATATTTTCTAGCTCTCTTTTTTCAATTCCAGAAATCAGACCTAAAATCTTATTTTTCACAACGCTATTCTTTATAGTTTTTGAATGGTTAGGACGCCATGAAGAATTTGCCTTAGGAAACTTAAACATGCGATACCCTAGAGCTATTAGATATCCTTTATACCTTATATTAGCTACTACGATACTAATGTTTAGCGGAGGCAAAGCTGAAGAGTTTATATACTTCCAATTCTAA
- a CDS encoding outer membrane beta-barrel protein yields the protein MKYSKFTILFLMFLTTLSFSQDYSGKKFKIGLNLGANLSDFNGSVYDKYSPVTSYSFGLSVEYIISEKWSLLSNINYDNKIMKFENFRTINLNGDYFFVDTKTIFNYLNIPLNLRYNIGKRNNILADAGIFYNYFLNLEHVTTRQDTGEKGAYFSKPRIKKYDYGFLIGFGYRFNLGNKNYLSFIVRDEFGLPNLYDYKTNSSLNLKTNTLKLILNWQFLI from the coding sequence ATGAAATACTCAAAATTTACCATCCTATTTCTAATGTTCTTAACAACCCTATCCTTTTCCCAGGACTATAGTGGCAAAAAATTTAAAATCGGACTAAATTTAGGGGCAAATCTATCTGATTTTAACGGCTCTGTTTATGACAAATATAGTCCAGTAACAAGTTATTCTTTTGGACTTTCCGTTGAATACATTATAAGTGAAAAATGGTCATTATTATCAAACATTAACTACGATAATAAAATAATGAAATTCGAAAACTTCAGAACAATAAATTTAAATGGCGATTATTTTTTTGTAGATACTAAAACGATATTTAACTATCTTAATATACCTCTTAACCTTAGGTATAATATTGGAAAACGTAATAACATATTAGCAGATGCTGGTATATTTTACAATTATTTTCTTAATCTGGAACATGTAACTACAAGACAAGATACTGGAGAAAAAGGAGCTTATTTCTCTAAACCGAGAATAAAAAAATACGACTATGGTTTTTTAATCGGATTTGGATATAGATTTAATTTAGGCAATAAGAATTATTTATCCTTTATTGTAAGAGATGAATTTGGTTTACCTAATCTCTACGATTACAAAACTAATTCATCATTAAATCTAAAAACGAATACTCTTAAACTTATATTAAACTGGCAATTTTTAATATAA
- a CDS encoding murein hydrolase activator EnvC family protein: MLNITFSYRAVFFLALLLCSSFVFSQNNKQKELETRRKELRREIQRINELRAENKSKEKSQISLIEDFNHKINVLSNLIKVTNQQANLLTRKINSNQKKISTLRSELSQLKEDYAAMVVKSYKSKNKQSRIMFLLSSDDFKQAYKRLQYIKQYSDHQKQQGETIKSKALELQDINKDLQNQKEDKKRLIAENREIQKSLESERKEHEALMKTIKRNLSLYASQIRKKQREADRIDREIDRIIKAAIAKSNKKAGKVTSTKSFALTAEEKVLASNFVANKGKLPWPVERGVVRLGYGTQRHPIDKSLTIKSNGVRIATQKGAKVRAVFDGEVSEILKMKNVNPIVMIRHGNYLTLYRNLSNVYVKKGDKVSTKQVIGEVFTNPSNGETILRFTISKGTKTENPASWIYKM; this comes from the coding sequence ATGCTAAATATAACATTTTCATACAGGGCAGTTTTTTTTCTAGCTCTTTTGCTATGTAGTTCTTTTGTGTTTTCCCAGAATAACAAGCAAAAGGAGTTGGAAACCCGACGAAAGGAATTACGCAGGGAAATACAGAGAATAAATGAATTGCGTGCCGAAAACAAGTCAAAGGAAAAATCGCAGATATCGTTAATAGAAGATTTCAATCATAAGATAAATGTTTTATCTAACTTGATTAAAGTTACCAATCAGCAAGCAAATTTACTAACCCGCAAAATTAATTCGAACCAAAAGAAAATCTCAACTTTAAGAAGCGAATTAAGCCAATTAAAGGAAGATTATGCTGCCATGGTAGTCAAGTCTTATAAAAGCAAGAACAAGCAAAGCAGGATCATGTTTTTGCTGTCTTCAGACGATTTTAAGCAAGCCTATAAGCGGTTACAGTATATAAAACAGTATTCAGATCATCAAAAACAACAAGGAGAAACCATAAAGTCTAAGGCACTGGAATTACAGGATATTAATAAAGACCTGCAAAATCAAAAAGAAGACAAAAAACGGTTAATCGCAGAGAACAGGGAGATTCAGAAATCTTTGGAATCTGAGCGTAAAGAGCATGAGGCTCTTATGAAGACCATTAAAAGAAACTTATCATTATATGCTTCTCAAATAAGAAAGAAACAGCGAGAAGCCGATAGAATTGATAGAGAGATAGACCGTATTATTAAAGCTGCTATTGCAAAATCCAATAAAAAAGCGGGTAAAGTAACAAGTACAAAAAGTTTTGCGCTTACGGCTGAAGAAAAAGTTTTAGCATCTAATTTTGTAGCGAACAAAGGTAAATTACCCTGGCCGGTTGAAAGAGGGGTAGTAAGATTAGGTTACGGTACACAGCGTCATCCCATTGATAAATCTTTAACAATAAAAAGTAATGGAGTACGAATTGCCACCCAAAAAGGGGCTAAAGTAAGAGCTGTTTTTGATGGTGAGGTGAGCGAAATACTTAAAATGAAAAACGTAAATCCCATCGTAATGATTCGCCATGGAAATTATTTAACATTATACAGAAACCTATCCAATGTTTATGTTAAAAAAGGAGATAAAGTATCCACCAAACAAGTTATAGGAGAGGTTTTTACAAACCCTTCTAACGGCGAAACCATTTTAAGATTTACAATATCTAAAGGAACAAAAACAGAAAATCCAGCTTCTTGGATTTATAAAATGTGA
- a CDS encoding DUF4292 domain-containing protein — MKIRSQLTLVFLILLVCNCKSSKTIVEGEANYKLSTKQLIKENAKKAPDFKTLKSTLKITYTQRGDSQTHSVSFRAKKNEALWISATFSIVKALVTPEKVSFYNKLDNTYFDGDYKYLSDLLGTELDFQKVQNLLLGETIFNLKDGTYKGSVNDGSYVLQPKRQRELFEIFFLLDPSHFKVKSQQISQPKEFRHLQIDYLSYQDVEKQFLPQKIKVIAVEANQETIINLEFKNITLNEDLRFPFKIPSGFKEIKL; from the coding sequence ATGAAAATACGCTCTCAACTTACTTTAGTCTTTTTAATACTATTGGTATGTAATTGCAAGTCATCAAAAACAATAGTAGAAGGTGAAGCCAACTATAAACTTTCTACAAAGCAATTAATAAAGGAAAATGCGAAAAAAGCACCAGACTTTAAAACACTTAAGTCTACGCTTAAAATAACCTATACACAAAGAGGAGACTCACAAACACATTCGGTAAGTTTTAGAGCTAAAAAGAATGAAGCCTTATGGATTAGCGCTACTTTTTCGATAGTAAAAGCCCTAGTTACACCAGAAAAAGTTAGTTTTTATAATAAACTGGACAACACCTATTTTGATGGTGATTATAAGTATTTAAGTGATTTGCTGGGTACTGAATTGGATTTTCAAAAAGTTCAAAATCTATTGCTGGGAGAAACAATATTTAATTTAAAAGATGGTACCTATAAAGGGTCTGTTAATGATGGTTCATATGTTCTTCAACCAAAGAGACAACGTGAGCTTTTCGAGATATTCTTTTTATTGGATCCGTCGCATTTTAAAGTTAAGTCGCAACAAATATCGCAGCCAAAGGAGTTTAGGCATTTACAGATCGATTACTTATCGTATCAGGATGTTGAAAAACAGTTTCTGCCACAAAAAATAAAAGTGATTGCAGTGGAGGCTAACCAAGAAACTATTATAAATTTAGAGTTTAAAAACATTACTTTAAATGAGGATTTACGATTTCCTTTTAAGATACCCTCTGGTTTTAAAGAAATAAAACTTTAA